A part of Syntrophorhabdaceae bacterium genomic DNA contains:
- the ychF gene encoding redox-regulated ATPase YchF, translating into MSFSCGMIGLPNSGKSTIFNALTTLSVPCHPYPFCTIEPNVGVIPVPDDRLTGLAQILKPEKVTPTTIEFVDIAGLIKDAHKGEGLGNKFLSHIRNVDAIAHVVRYFSTKNIPHVYSDIDPKRDAEIVETEILISDLEIVEERLRKIERLAKVSREKGETEHDLLLKIRETLERGIFVDMEQYDENEKQLIRSFNLIATKPVFYIANVDEETLNNLPVPAIEELVQKKGGRAVYICGKLEEDLSALSGQEKASYMELYNMEKMSIENVIRVGYEILNLITFYTVVGKEMRAWTIPKNTTCVKAAGKIHTDMEKGFIKADVINVDDFIQCGSEHAAKEKGLLRLEGRDYIVKDGDILHIRFNV; encoded by the coding sequence GTGAGTTTTTCCTGTGGAATGATCGGATTGCCGAATTCCGGTAAATCGACAATATTTAATGCCCTGACAACGCTGTCTGTTCCCTGCCACCCCTATCCATTTTGTACGATCGAACCGAACGTCGGTGTTATCCCGGTGCCGGATGATCGCCTGACAGGGCTTGCGCAAATATTGAAACCTGAAAAGGTAACACCGACCACGATAGAATTCGTCGATATTGCGGGTCTTATCAAGGACGCGCATAAAGGTGAAGGGCTTGGCAATAAATTCCTGTCCCATATCAGGAACGTTGACGCAATAGCCCATGTGGTCCGGTATTTCAGCACAAAGAACATCCCCCACGTATACAGCGACATAGACCCGAAAAGGGATGCGGAGATCGTTGAAACGGAGATCCTCATCTCAGACCTTGAGATCGTAGAGGAAAGGTTACGGAAGATCGAAAGGCTTGCAAAGGTGTCAAGAGAAAAGGGTGAAACAGAACATGACCTGCTTCTTAAGATCAGGGAAACCCTTGAAAGGGGCATCTTCGTGGATATGGAGCAGTATGATGAGAATGAAAAACAGCTCATCCGTTCATTTAATCTTATCGCAACAAAGCCGGTTTTTTACATAGCAAATGTTGACGAAGAGACCCTGAATAACCTTCCCGTTCCTGCCATAGAGGAGCTTGTACAAAAGAAAGGAGGAAGGGCAGTCTATATCTGCGGCAAGCTTGAAGAAGACCTCTCGGCGCTGTCTGGCCAGGAAAAGGCATCGTATATGGAACTGTATAACATGGAAAAGATGTCAATTGAGAACGTTATCCGGGTTGGTTATGAAATATTAAATCTTATCACGTTTTATACGGTTGTCGGCAAGGAGATGAGGGCCTGGACAATCCCAAAGAACACTACCTGCGTGAAGGCGGCCGGGAAGATCCACACGGACATGGAAAAAGGTTTTATAAAGGCAGATGTCATCAATGTTGATGATTTTATCCAATGCGGGTCTGAACATGCAGCGAAAGAAAAGGGATTGTTAAGACTTGAGGGCCGTGATTATATCGTAAAGGATGGGGACATACTCCACATACGCTTCAATGTCTGA